Proteins encoded together in one Porites lutea chromosome 2, jaPorLute2.1, whole genome shotgun sequence window:
- the LOC140928468 gene encoding uncharacterized protein produces the protein MLIIMAFHAQRSLCDLAAFIDRYGNALPKTVRVVDGFCGANDDDTLDPDQVLLFHRLETEKAILGLDEYRQEICIQENSNTKVYLLPLECSTFETVQELTNVQWSFILVLEDILTTGIVSGSKLKLLRDEQSSPHWLKCQIVFSQDEFRDVLLPLHVKGKFLPLLDPSEYYLHEILAYNHLPVNVRFISDLSKPNTRFASQSLAHLGHVLLTHKTEVTMVFAASFNHDLSLYVFPRTLDITVRLRSDDSTEASDKVKECKRLLQENDCQVKQLDNAVKESFYFTANPVRRFRVQLPKKTCPLPLPRSRYDSKARDKASPGSIKPLPRRKLLPKNSGDAQTSEPGAVVKPITDNKGLGDVFENSSSSEISHEVNHKDEFNSEVPALPPKTRSYSRDTNEAKTVKLQSPSSFEPTSRNQLVTMAAYENVSKDYQVIQANWRETNNDEYSESAQRRGNPEPELPPKPVFLRPLLADTEENNSLMLQDSPPPPLPPRKGGDSCPGERVEKEENVAFIRSKNPLPVLPPRKELSDVAYKVVNVTNWKWYEDQFAYTEVKDEGHIISQDSAGTLQTQSDICGSQPQECALENERQRNGESSYEINDYRGAEEIGAEEDSVEDGTYEEIDTWCASPSTEENLLKTNTNPQKKKVTVPSTNPSTPNNVKCPTQTSQEKPAIASSRRLKKELIISNRCEDDFMDFKDIEQFLKIRKKLNDMRDHVNDLEKKVGVKEGLGDESRVLSGTIDEMASSYGFDRVENRTDENRNIFISVRTLNNFKIGSESRNVGSDKDGTEKSTGEETSNSISPVNTLDSDDGDEAYAECCEREFSHIEDDSACYMSNSEQGGQSTGDSAEHGVESANYNTVEVGTSSYLQLENSNEEVENVYVNVDAEDFDQEAQWGKVKELPPLPPKKRTNSTCP, from the coding sequence ATGTTAATTATCATGGCCTTTCACGCGCAAAGATCATTGTGCGATCTCGCTGCATTTATTGATCGTTATGGAAATGCTTTACCAAAGACAGTCAGGGTTgtcgatgggttttgtggagctaATGACGACGATACACTGGACCCTGATCAGGTCTTACTTTTCCACAGATTAGAGACAGAGAAAGCAATTCTAGGACTTGATGAATATCGTCAAGAGATTTGCATACAAGAAAATTCCAACACCAAAGTTTACCTTCTTCCGCTCGAATGTAGCACATTTGAAACAGTTCAAGAACTTACCAATGTTCAATGGTCTTTTATTCTCGttcttgaagatattttaaCGACTGGGATCGTTTCAGGAAGTAAGCTGAAACTGCTGAGGGATGAACAAAGCAGTCCTCACTGGTTGAAATGCCAAATTGTCTTCAGTCAAGACGAATTCCGGGATGTTCTACTCCCTCTTCATGTGAAAGGAAAGTTTCTGCCGCTTTTGGACCCCTCAGAATACTACTTGCACGAGATTCTAGCGTACAATCACCTACCAGTAAATGTTCGATTTATATCTGATTTATCAAAGCCCAATACCCGCTTCGCTTCACAGTCCTTGGCACATTTAGGTCACGTCCTTCTTACACACAAAACCGAAGTGACAATGGTCTTTGCGGCATCGTTCAACCACGACTTGTCGCTATACGTTTTCCCTAGGACTCTTGACATCACTGTTCGCCTCAGATCGGACGACTCAACGGAAGCTAGCGATAAGGTAAAAGAATGCAAAAGGCTCCTGCAGGAAAATGACTGTCAAGTGAAACAACTAGACAATGCAGTGAAGGAATCCTTCTATTTCACAGCAAATCCAGTCAGGCGTTTCCGCGTTCAGCTGCCTAAAAAAACTTGTCCATTACCACTTCCAAGATCACGCTATGACTCTAAAGCGCGTGACAAGGCTTCGCCAGGATCCATTAAACCTCTTCCAAGAAGGAAACTCCTTCCAAAAAATAGTGGAGACGCTCAAACATCTGAACCAGGTGCGGTTGTCAAGCCTATTACAGATAATAAAGGCCTTGGTGACGTTTTCGAAAATTCATCATCTTCAGAAATTTCACATGAAGTCAATCACAAAGATGAATTCAATTCTGAGGTACCTGCCCTACCCCCTAAAACAAGATCATATTCAAGAGACACAAATGAAGCCAAAACTGTCAAACTCCAAAGTCCGTCTTCATTTGAGCCCACTTCAAGAAATCAGCTGGTGACAATGGCAGCGTATGAAAACGTATCCAAAGATTATCAAGTGATACAGGCAAATTGGCGAGAGACAAATAACGATGAATACAGCGAATCGGCACAGAGAAGGGGTAATCCAGAACCTGAGCTGCCACCAAAGCCTGTATTCCTCAGGCCATTGCTTGCTGACACTGAAGAAAATAATAGCTTAATGCTACAAGACAGTCCTCCTCCACCACTGCCTCCAAGGAAAGGCGGGGACAGCTGTCCTGGAGAGCGCGtcgagaaagaagaaaacgttGCCTTCATAAGAAGTAAAAATCCCTTACCAGTGTTACCTCCTAGGAAGGAATTATCAGATGTTGCTTATAAAGTAGTCAATGTAACAAACTGGAAATGGTATGAGGACCAATTTGCGTACACCGAAGTCAAAGATGAAGGACACATCATTAGTCAAGATAGTGCTGGAACCTTGCAAACCCAAAGCGACATTTGTGGGTCACAACCCCAAGAATGTGCGCTGGAAAATGAAAGGCAACGAAATGGCGAGTCATCTTACGAAATCAATGATTATCGGGGAGCTGAGGAAATTGGTGCTGAAGAAGACAGTGTGGAAGATGGGACGTACGAGGAGATTGATACTTGGTGTGCGTCTCCTTCGACAGAGGAAAATCTACTGAAGACGAACACGAacccacaaaagaaaaaagttactGTACCGTCAACGAATCCCAGCACACCAAACAACGTCAAATGTCCTACGCAAACAAGTCAAGAAAAACCAGCCATCGCTTCATCGCGTAGGTTGAAAAAAGAATTGATAATCTCAAACCGATGCGAGGACGATTTCATGGATTTTAAAGACATTGAACAGTTTCTTAAAATCAGGAAAAAGTTGAACGACATGCGTGACCACGTGAATGATCTTGAGAAAAAAGTCGGTGTAAAAGAAGGGCTGGGGGATGAATCACGTGTGTTGTCCGGCACCATCGATGAAATGGCCTCTTCTTACGGGTTTGACAGAGTGGAAAACAGGACAGAtgaaaacaggaacatttttatTTCGGTTAGGACgctaaacaattttaaaattggCTCAGAGAGCAGAAATGTTGGTTCGGACAAAGATGGAACTGAAAAGAGTACAGGAGAGGAAACTTCAAATTCGATTTCTCCCGTCAATACTCTGGATTCCGATGACGGCGATGAGGCTTATGCAGAATGCTGCGAAAGAGAATTCTCCCACATTGAAGACGATTCGGCTTGCTACATGAGCAATTCTGAACAAGGTGGACAAAGTACCGGCGATAGTGCTGAACATGGTGTGGAATCTGCCAACTACAACACTGTCGAGGTAGGAACATCAAGCTACTTGCAACTGGAGAACTCCAATGAAGAGGTCGAAAATGTTTATGTAAATGTCGATGCCGAAGACTTCGATCAGGAGGCGCAATGGGGTAAAGTAAAAGAACTCCCACCCCTTCCTCCTAAAAAAAGGACAAATTCAACCTGCCCCTGA